One genomic segment of Primulina tabacum isolate GXHZ01 chromosome 9, ASM2559414v2, whole genome shotgun sequence includes these proteins:
- the LOC142556217 gene encoding uncharacterized protein LOC142556217 — protein MASSTGGFKEATQQGHSSVSSYNGGSVSGEWGVPTFQHQQTISMEWTPEEQTMLEEGLAKYASESNIIQYAKIAVQLNNKTVRDVALRCRWMTKKEITRRRKDDFNVRKSKERKEKVVDSSAKPSRFAIQSGFSHASGMASDSYDNGISYNDVTGVTQRLIQQNSWAFKQISSNLSAHQIHENIGLLNQARENLYKISNNLNVMDPTMKKMPPLPKVNEELASTILPPSTFTIRRSPFIDPAAIESALG, from the exons ATGGCTAGCTCAACTGGGGGGTTTAAAGAAGCGACACAACAAGGGCATAGCTCCGTTTCTTCATACAATGGAGGCTCGGTTAGTGGGGAGTGGGGTGTGCCAACTTTTCAGCATCAACAGACAATTTCTATGGAGTGGACTCCTGAGGAACAGACTATGTTGGAGGAAGGTTTGGCCAA atatgcctccgagtcAAACATTATCCAGTATGCAAAGATCGCTGTGCAGCTAAATAACAAGACGGTTCGTGATGTTGCATTGCGCTGCAGATGGATGACG aagaaagaaatcaccAGGAGAAGGAAAGATGATTTCAATGTAAGGAAAAGTAAAGAAAGAAAG GAAAAGGTTGTTGATTCTTCAGCAAAGCCTTCTCGCTTCGCCATCCAGTCGGGTTTTTCTCACGCTTCAGGAATGGCTTCTGATAGCTATGATAATGGCATATCATACAATG ATGTCACCGGTGTCACTCAACGGCTTATTCAGCAAAATTCTTGGGCCTTTAAACAGATATCTTCGAATCTTTCTGCTCATCAG ATACATGAAAACATTGGACTTCTGAATCAAGCGCGAGAAAACCTTTACAAAATATCGAACAA CTTGAACGTCATGGACCCGACGATGAAGAAGATGCCTCCGCTCCCTAAAGTGAACGAAGAGTTAGCCAGTACCATTCTTCCACCCTCGACTTTCACCATTCGTCGATCCCCATTCATTGATCCAGCGGCCATTGAATCCGCCCTGGGATAA
- the LOC142556218 gene encoding uncharacterized protein LOC142556218, giving the protein MSSSTYLPLRFAFIFSLSLAGAAATFTKTRLNLVNIDALSPPSKPKATVSDLLSLLSTPQKSHSVNTQVAQDIWSCFKFLAPFPPYNETLSTRRSLSSKTIFSSNRSEEDIDYLILSPPEPVLELARLAVDSGADPGAIQRALDPTILPVPDVEGSNEDRCELTRTPYGRHFINEELNSYIEFLFKIIVERGPSVGLNVSLSRYDLFHGHLFLAADSGRLGILFHAREYPAYDKEVFPFNMGYCQVGSHVAYDDSMNLRNILWLAPLPSNSTKAWLAPGVLVVLDAHPEGIIYQDLIPDYVQIARTLYEDDFGEVVVDVNYLNVGTDVPKFQVFLC; this is encoded by the exons ATGAGTAGCTCAACGTATCTCCCACTCAGATTTGCCTTCATCTTCTCCCTCTCCCTCGCCGGCGCCGCCGCCACCTTCACCAAAACCCGTCTCAATCTCGTTAATATTGACGCTCTCTCTCCGCCATCTAAGCCCAAAGCCACTGTGTCGGACTTGCTTTCTCTACTGAGCACACCGCAGAAGTCTCATTCCGTCAACACACAGGTTGCACAAGACATTTGGTCATGCTTCAAATTCCTTGCGCCATTTCCTCCCTATAATGAAACACTATCAACTAGGCGATCGCTGAGTTCAAAGACAATTTTTTCGTCGAATCGGAGCGAAGAGGATATCGATTATCTGATTTTGTCGCCGCCGGAGCCGGTATTGGAGCTTGCTAGGCTCGCCGTTGACTCTGGCGCAGACCCGGGGGCTATTCAACGAGCTCTGGATCCAACCATTCTTCCT GTTCCTGATGTTGAAGGATCGAATGAAGATCGGTGTGAACTTACCAGAACTCCTTACGGGAGACATTTTATAAACGAA GAGTTGAATTCTTACATTgaatttttgttcaaaattattGTCGAGCGGGGTCCTAGCGTAGGGCTGAATGTTTCTTTGAGTCGCTATGACTTGTTCCATGGTCACCTTTTCCTAGCTGCAGATTCTGGAAGGCTTGGTATACT ATTTCATGCAAGAGAATATCCTGCATATGACAAAGAAGTTTTTCCATTCAATATGGGCTATTGCCAAGTTG GGTCTCATGTTGCTTATGATGATTCAATGAATCTAAGAAATATTTTGTGGCTGGCTCCATTGCCAAGTAATTCCACAAAAGCATGGCTGGCACCAG GAGTCCTAGTTGTATTAGATGCACATCCTGAGGGAATCATATACCAAGATCTCATACCCGATTATGTTCAAATTGCTAGGACACTCTATGAAG ATGATTTTGGGGAAGTTGTGGTTGATGTTAACTATCTCAACGTTGGAACCGACGTGCCTAAATTTCAAGTCTTCTTATGCTGA
- the LOC142556220 gene encoding uncharacterized protein LOC142556220, with the protein MVNWKDVWTKNTLLGLALGQFLSLLVTSTGFASSELAKKGINAPTSQSFLNYVLLALIYGGTMLYRRQPLKAKWYYYLALGLVDVEANFLVVKAYQYTSITSVMLLDCWTIPCVLFLTWFFLKTKYEFKKFAGVVVCVAGLVIVVFSDVHSADRASGSNPIKGDLLVIAGATLYGVSNVSEEFFVKSADRVELMAFLGTFGAIISAIQISILERNELKSIHWSAGATVPFAGFSLAMFLFYSGVPILLKISGATMLNLSLLTSDMWAVLIRMFAYKEKVDWMYYVAFAAVAFGLVVYSWGDKTDQNSAEVADEEIEHSKRFDEEAGFRHQDHKDIVGTSKSGGSSKQGAASSSGTV; encoded by the exons ATGGTGAATTGGAAGGATGTTTGGACGAAGAATACATTGTTGGGTCTTGCCTTGGGACAATTTCTCTCTCTTCTCGTCACTTCAACTGGATTTGCATCTTCTGAACTCGCCAAAAAag GTATTAATGCACCAACCTCACAGTCTTTCTTGAATTATGTACTCTTGGCATTGATATACGGTGGCACTATGCTCTACAGAAGGCAACCTCTCAAG GCCAAATGGTATTACTACCTTGCGCTTGGATTGGTTGACGTGGAAGCTAATTTTCTTG TTGTGAAGGCATACCAGTACACATCAATTACGAGTGTCATGCTCCTTGATTGTTGGACAATACCATGTGTGCTGTTTCTTACTTGGTTCTTTTTGAAGACTAAGTATGAATTTAAAAAGTTTGCTGGTGTAGTCGTTTGTGTTGCTGGCCTTGTAATTGTTGTCTTCTCAGACGTTCATTCTGCAGACAGAGCTA GTGGTAGCAACCCAATAAAAGGTGATCTGCTTGTGATTGCCGGGGCCACACTTTACGGTGTTAGCAACGTCAGCGAG GAGTTTTTCGTCAAGAGTGCTGATAGGGTTGAACTTATGGCCTTTTTAGGAACCTTTGGTGCCATTATCAGTGCTATACAGAT AAGCATACTTGAACGGAATGAACTCAAATCCATTCACTGGTCAGCTGGGGCG ACTGTTCCTTTTGCTGGATTTTCTTTGGCCATGTTTCTGTTTTACTCTGGAGTCCCCATCTTGCTGAAG ATCAGTGGAGCTACGATGCTAAATCTATCTTTGCTCACCTCAGATATGTGGGCGGTTTTGATACGAATGTTTGCATACAAGGAAAAG GTGGATTGGATGTACTATGTAGCCTTTGCTGCTGTTGCGTTTGGGCTCGTCGTTTATTCATG gGGTGATAAAACAGATCAAAACAGCGCAGAGGTTGCCGACGAGGAGATTGAGCATAGCAAACGTTTTGATGAGGAAGCCGGTTTTCGTCACCAAGATCACAAAGACATAGTGGGAACCTCGAAGTCTGGAGGTTCTAGTAAACAGGGTGCTGCTTCTTCAAGTGGCACCGTGTAA
- the LOC142556219 gene encoding uncharacterized protein LOC142556219, with product MTIRGRRPAAKGRFLPELMVALAMLATSNIVSADPYAYSSPPPPYEYKSPPPPSPSPPPPYVYKSPPPPSPSPPPPYVYKSPPPPSPSPAPHYVYKSPPPPSPSPPPPYEYKSPPPPSPSPPPPYVYKSPPPPPYEYKSPPPPPYVYKSPPPPPSSPPPPYEYKSPPPPSPSPPPHYEYKSPPPPSQSPHPSYHYKSPPPPYVYKSPPPPSPSPPPPYYYKSPPPPSPSPLPPYYYKSPPPPYYYTSPPPPVKSAPTPYYYKSPPPPIPHHHPHHSFVVKVVGKVYCYKCYDWAHPIKSHDKKHLKGAIVEVTCKVGDKEIVAYGKTKINGKYSIPIKGFEYKKYGAKACKAKLHAPPKGSKCNIPTNLHWGKKGSKLKLKSKTDHEVVLYAKPFAYAPKTPYEKCKKPKPKPSPTPYYYKSPPPPSPVYIYKSPPPPPPYVYKSPPPPSPVYVYKSPPPPPYIYKSPPPPSYIYKSPPPPPPYYPPYYYKSPPPPSSSPPHDPYYYKSPPPPSPHPPYYYKSPPPPSPSPPPPYYYKSPPPPSFSPPPPYYYKSPPPPSPSPPPPYYYKSPPPPSPSPPPPYYYKSPPPPSPSPPPPYHYKSPPPPSPSPPPPYYYKSPPPPSPSPPPPYHYISPPPYHYISPPPPSPSPPYHYASPPPPIKSPPPPVYVYASPPPPTHY from the exons ATGACTATTCGTGGCCGCCGCCCCGCCGCCAAGGGACGGTTCTTGCCGGAGCTCATGGTGGCTTTGGCCATGTTGGCTACTTCTAACATTGTATCAGCAGATCCTTATGCTTATTCATCTCCTCCCCCACCTTACGAGTACAAGTCGCCGCCGCCTCCATCCCCTTCTCCACCACCACCTTATGTGTATAAATCGCCCCCACCTCCCTCACCGTCACCTCCACCACCTTACGTGTACAAGTCTCCTCCACCCCCCTCACCCTCTCCCGCACCACATTATGTATACAAATCTCCCCCACCACCATCACCGTCTCCGCCTCCACCTTATGAGTACAAATCACCACCACCACCCTCGCCATCTCCTCCTCCACCTTACGTGTACAAGtctcctccaccaccaccataCGAGTACAAATCACCACCACCACCCCCTTACGTTTACAAGtctcctccaccaccaccatcgTCTCCCCCTCCACCCTATGAGTACAAATCACCACCACCTCCTTCACCTTCTCCACCACCACATTACGAGTATAAATCACCACCTCCACCCTCGCAATCACCACATCCATCATATCATTACAAGTCTCCACCACCACCCTATGTATACAAGTCTCCACCACCACCTTCCCCATCACCACCCCCACCATACTATTACAAATCACCACCACCTCCATCACCATCGCCGCTGCCACCATACTACTACAAATCTCCTCCGCCACCATACTATTATacttcaccaccaccaccagTGAAGTCGGCCCCTACTCCATATTACTATAAATCTCCACCTCCGCCTATCCCTCACCACCACCCTCACCACTCATTCGTTGTTAAGGTTGTAGGAAAAGTATATTGTTACAAGTGCTATGATTGGGCCCATCCCATAAAATCTCATGACAAGAAACATCTCAAAG GTGCAATTGTTGAGGTGACTTGCAAGGTGGGTGATAAAGAAATTGTAGCATACGGCAAGACAAAGATAAATGGGAAATATAGTATTCCAATTAAAGGATTTGAATACAAAAAATATGGAGCTAAGGCATGTAAGGCCAAGCTCCATGCACCACCTAAGGGTTCCAAATGCAACATTCCAACCAATCTTCATTGGGGAAAGAAAGGATCCAAGCTCAAACTGAAATCCAAGACTGACCATGAAGTCGTGCTATATGCTAAACCATTTGCTTATGCCCCAAAGACTCCTTatgaaaaatgtaaaaagccAAAGCCAAAGCCGAGCCCAACCCCGTACTATTACAAATCGCCACCCCCGCCATCACCGGTATACATTTACAAatcacctccaccaccaccgcctTACGTGTACAAGTCGCCACCCCCACCATCACCAGTGTACGTGTATAAatcaccacctcctccaccttATATTTACAAGTCTCCTCCTCCGCCAAGCTACATATACAAGTCCCCACCCCCTCCACCACCCTACTATCCACCATACTACTACAAGTCCCCGCCGCCACCTTCGTCTTCTCCACCACACGATCCCTACTATTATAAATCACCGCCGCCACCATCTCCTCATCCTCCATACTACTACAAGTCTCCGCCACCACCTTCGCCATCTCCACCACCTCCTTACTATTATAAATCCCCTCCACCGCCATCGTTTTCTCCTCCTCCACCATATTACTACAAATCCCCACCACCACCATCACCATCACCTCCACCACCATACTACTACAAATCTCCTCCTCCACCATCACCATCTCCCCCTCCACCATATTACTATAAGTCCCCACCGCCACCTTCACCATCTCCACCCCCGCCCTACCATTACAAATCTCCTCCCCCACCATCTCCTTCACCACCACCACCCTACTACTACAAGTCACCACCACCACCATCGCCATCTCCTCCGCCACCCTACCACTACATCTCCCCACCACCATACCACTACATTTCTCCACCTCCACCTTCACCATCGCCTCCATACCACTATGCATCGCCTCCCCCGCCCATAAAGTCTCCTCCACCACCGGTTTATGTATATGCGTCTCCACCTCCTCCAACTCACTACTGA